The sequence GAGGATGGCGGTGCTGATCGCGCCCCTGCGGCTCTCGTCGAAAACATTCTCCTCGCTGACGATGTGCGTTATGAGCATCTCGCCTGAGGCTCCGGAGGCCTTTTTGCCGATCGCGGGATCGTCCTCGGAGGGCAGCGCACCGAGCTTGAGCTGGGCGCGCCAGCGATTGACGTTTTCCAGGATGCTGCCGGACTCGCCGGCCAGGGGGATTACCGAGACATCGCCGTCGGGGAAGCCATCGCCCGGTATGGCGAAGCTGGCGACGCGCATCGAGCTGCCCTCGCTTTTCTTCCAGCCCTCAGGCACTTCAAGGCCTATGCCCGGCTCCCCCGCGGGGGCTTCCGGAGCTGCGGGCGCTGCTGCCGAAGCCCCGGCGGTTTTCGCGGCGAACTCGATGCTTGTAAGCATCGCCGAGAATTCCTTGCCCTTCGCCGTGATCGCAGCGGTCGGCGCGTTGAGCTTGAAGAACCATGTTTCGGCAGGCAGGGAAATGATCGCCGCCATGATGCTCTCGGCCTCGCCCTCGAGCTGGCACCATTTCACGGTGATCCCGTCCCCTTCGGTCGCCACGGTCTCCATGGAAACCTGATCGAGGGGCTCCAGCCCCACCTGCTGCCGCCAGCGGTTCACGTTCGCCGTTTCCCCGCCGGCATCGCCGGGGAGGTTTGAAACGGAGACCTTCCCACCGCCGCCGAGATCATAGAGAGCCGTCTGGAACTGCCCGGCCTGCTCCTTTTCCCAGCCATCTGGCACCGTCCACCGCAAGGCGCCGGAGGCTGCCGCAGCATCCTGGACGATGGCAGCCGCTGCAGGCTGCCCATCATCCGGCGCAACCCGGTAGGTACGGATTTTCTCCTCGGTGCAGGACAGCGAGACGAGCGTGGAAACAAGGGCGAGCGGGAAGGGGAGGTGACGCATCTTAGCCATGGCAATCAATTGGAAATGCTCCCGCGATCCATGGCATGAGTCAAGGGGCATGTCTTTTCCCGGCGGCCACACCCCTTCCTTACGCCAATGCCGGATTTCCCCTTGGCATTCCTGACGGTTCCATTTCCCAAGGGTTCCGGGTCATCGGGAGTCGTTGTCCCCGGTGGATGCCCCCTGGATTTTTATGGCTCACTTTTGTCTTGCCAAGAAGCGCCGATCCCGTAGCTTTCGCGCCCCATGCCAAGAGTTGGAGGAAAAGCAAAAACACGGAAGGCCGTCGCCAAGCGCTTCAAAGTCACTGGCACAGGGAAGATACTCCGTCGTCACCAGGGAAAACGCCACTTGCTTCAGTGCAAGAGCCGAAAGCGCAAACGCGCCCTCGGCAAGGCCGGACTGGTGTCCGACGCCGACATCAAGAATGTCAAGGAGAACCTTCCCTTCCATTGACCGCGTAGAAACGACAGCCCACGACCCCGTCCGCGTAACGGACGGACTTCACGCAGCCTGATCCGGCAAACCCGGAGACACGAACAGGTGAGACTGCGGGAGTTACGATAACGAAACGACTTGTTCACAACCACAGAATACAATGCCAAGAGCCACAAATTCGCCCGCCAGCCGCAAGCGCCGCAAGCGCGTGCTCCTGAGGGCAAAGGGCTTCCGCGGTTTCCGCTCGAAGCTCTTCCGTTACGCCAAGGACGCAGTCCGCAAGGCGCAGCAACACGAATACCGCGACCGCAAGAGGCGGAAGGGTCAGTTCCGCCGTCTCTGGACACAGCGCATCAACGCCGCCGTCCGCAACGAGGGGATGACCTACTCCCGCTTCATCGAAGGCCTCAAGGCCGCTGGCATCGAGGCCGACCGCAAGATCCTCTCGGATCTCGCGATCACCGATGCCGCAGCCTTCTCCGCCATCGTCGCACAGGCGAAGCAAGCCCTCGAAGCCAAGGCCCAGGCCTCCGCATAAACGGCAAAGCCAGCGATCCGATCCAAAGCCGCCGCGCAGCAATGCCCGGCGGCTTTTTCGTTTGTAGCTGCGGCCCCATGCCGTGCGAAATCCTCCCAGCCGATGTTCAATCTTGAATCTTCGTTGATCGGCGTTCATAAGAATGCCATGAGACCTGTAATCGTCTGCCTCCTCCTTTCCGCCGGAGCCTTCGCCACAACGATTTCCGTCGTCCCGGTCTATGAACCCATCAGTCTGCACGGCACCGATGTGGACGATATCATCTCGGACACCGGCGAGGCTCTCCAGGCAACCGTCCTTTCCCGCCCCATGGCGCTGACCGGCGCTTTCCCAGAGGTTCTCGTGGAGTCCATACGCAGCCCCCACCGGCTGCCCACCAACAACCCGAACTTCAAGGCCGAAGAGGCCAACCTCCTCGTCCTCTGCAAGGTCGGCATCGGCGCGGAAATCACGGAAGAAGGCCTCCTCGTAAGCCTGGATGTGAGCGAGCTCTCCATCCCCCCCGAAGTGGACCTGACCAGCCGACAGCTCCTCAAGCTCACCCTGGTCGCCCTCCAGCGCACGCTCGGGCATTACCAAAGTCCCCAGATGGAACCGCTCAAGGTGATCCTCGCGATCAAGGGAACGACAGAGAACAACGCCTCGCTCAAGGATCTCGAGGCCGCTTTCACGCTCCAGCCCAGTCCCTGACCAGGTTCGCCGGAAAAAAATCGCGGTTTTCGATCTTCGGGATTGGAGGATGGGTTCCCTTTGTTCAATCTCCCCCCCAGATGCCAACGCCTCAGAAAGACCCACGCCCCTTC comes from Akkermansiaceae bacterium and encodes:
- the rplT gene encoding 50S ribosomal protein L20: MPRATNSPASRKRRKRVLLRAKGFRGFRSKLFRYAKDAVRKAQQHEYRDRKRRKGQFRRLWTQRINAAVRNEGMTYSRFIEGLKAAGIEADRKILSDLAITDAAAFSAIVAQAKQALEAKAQASA
- the rpmI gene encoding 50S ribosomal protein L35; translated protein: MPRVGGKAKTRKAVAKRFKVTGTGKILRRHQGKRHLLQCKSRKRKRALGKAGLVSDADIKNVKENLPFH